In the Deltaproteobacteria bacterium genome, ACATTCGCGTTGAGGGACGGCTCGCCGGCCGAGTGGCGATTGTCGTCGGCGCCGGCTCGACGCCCGGTGAGACGATCGGCAACGGGCGCGCGACCGCGGTGCTGTTTGCGCGCGCCGGTGCGTCGGTGCTGCTCGTCGATCGCGAAGTCGAGCGCGCCGAGGAGACGCGCGCCATGATCACTGGCGAAGGCGGCAACGCCGCATCACACGCGGCTGACGTCACTCGCGAAGACGACTGCGCGCGCATGGCCGCCGCCTGCATCGAGCGCTTCGGCCGCATCGACGTGCTCCACAACAACGTCGGCATCGGCAGCCTCGGCGGTCCGGTCGAGTTGCCGCGCGAGCAATGGCAGCGGACGTTCGATACCAATTTGACCAGCATGTTCCTCGCCTGCAAGTGCGTGCTGCCACACATGGAGCAGCAAGGCCGGGGCGCGGTCATCAACATCTCGTCGCTGGCGGCGATTCGTCATACGCCGTACCCGATGCTCGCCTATCACGCGTCCAAAGCGGCGGTGAATGCCTTCACCGAAGCCGTCGCGCTGCAGTACGCCGGTCGTGGAGTGCGCGTGAACTGCATCATGCCCGGACTCATCGATACGCCGATGGCGATGCGCGGGTTGTCCACCGGGCTTGGCGTTTCGACCGAGGAGCTGCGGCAGCGCCGCAACGCGAGCGTGCCGATGGGACACATGGGCTCGGCGTGGGACGTCGCTCACGCCGCGCTGTTTCTTGCTTCCGACGAAGCGCGCTACATCACCGGCGTGTGTCTGCCCGTCGACGGCGGCCTGGCGTTGCGGTGACGCCCGCGCGCGGCCGCTTGGCGCTCGTCTTACTCGCGCCGCGCGTCGCTTTTGGTGTGAGTGAGCAGACGTAGGCGACGGACTTCTTGGCCCAATTCCGCAGCACCTTCGGGTCGGAGAGCAATGGCGGCGGCACCACGACGTACTCGCGCATCACTCTGCCCGGCATCGGCTCGAAGCCCTGTGCTTGGAAACGTTCCACAAACTGAATGCGATCGTCGTCCGCGAGGCGCATGATCATGCCGGCCTCGTGGAGTCCGACGCAGAGATAGCCGTTGGCGAAGATGCAGGCGTAGCCGAACATCTTGCGCGGCTCCGCGCCGGTAAGGTTGGTGATGACGCTGGCGAACGCATCGGCCGCTGCCTTCGGTGCCGGTTTCCATTTCTTCTTCATGTCGGTCGCAGCTCCTCTGGGTGCCAACGCAATCGTCAGGGAAAGTTAGCGTCGAGAGCTACGTCTTCGCGATCACCCGGTCGGCGTAGTCGCGAAGCAGATCGAGCTTCTGCGCCAGGGTCTGGGAATCGATTGCTTCGGTGTAGGGGTTGCGAAAGCCCACGATCACGTCGGTGACGCCAAGATCCTCCAGCCCGCGGATGCCGTCGACGGTGTACGCATCGAGCGAGATGGCGTGGATCTCGAACCGCTCGCGCTCGCGGCCGTATTCCTTGCGCAGATGGTTCAGGCGTTGGATCAATTGGGCGAGATCATCGCTGCCGGCGTGCATCCAGCCATCGGCGACGCTGGCCGCGCGCCGCAACGCCGGCTTGGCGTGTCCGCCGATGAGAATCGGGATCGGCGCTGTCGGCACCGGGCAGATTTTGATGCTGGGGACGTCATAGTGCCGTCCGTGAAACTCGAAGAAACCGCCCGCCGTCAGTCCGCGGATGATCGCGATCATCTCGTCCATGCGTTGGCCGCGCGAGTGCCAGTCTTGTCCGCACACCTGGAAGTCTTCGGGCCACGGACTGGTGCCAACGCCGAAGCCGAAGCGGTTGTTGCTCAGCACCGCGACCGAACTCACTGATTTCGCCACCAGCACCGGTTGACGAATCGGCAGCTTGACCACGAAGGTCGTGAAACGCAGGCGCGTAGTGACCGCCGCCAACGCGGAGATCAGCGAGAACGGCTCGATGAACGGCTTGTCTTCCAAGAAGTGCCGATCGCCGTCAGGCGTGTAGGGATACTTGCTGTCCGACACTTCCGGATAGCAGATGCTGTCCGGGACGATGAATCCACTCCACCCCGCTTCCTCCGCGGCTCTCGCCAGGGGCAGATAGTGGCTCGGATCGCACATCGACTCGGCATATGAGAAGCGCATCGTGGCGCGAACCTATCGCGTGGTGTTCCGGCTCGCAACGAGAGCTTCCGGCAAGCCCATTCAAAGCCGTTGACCGGTGGGATCGCCGGTGTACTCTCGGGCAGTAGTTTGTTTCCGGCGAGAACTTCATGAGTCCAATCTTCGACTCGCACGCGAGTAAGGGTTCCGGCCCCGCGCGGTTGGTGACGGCGGGGCAAGTAGCGCTCAACGTCGTGCTGCTGCTCGCGGGCGTGTGGCTGGCCTGGTCGGGGGTGCGGCTTGCGTATTTCCTGTTGGCGCTGATCCCGCTCGCGTTCGTTCCCTTTTCGTACGCACGCGTGCGCTTCCATCGCCTGATCGAGCAGCCGCTCGCGCAACCGTTGGTTTGGCTGCTGACGGTAACCGGCTTGCTGTTCGATACGATTATGGTGGCGCAACTGCTGAGCGCGCGGCAGATGCGGCCACCGGCGATCCTCTACGCGTTCGGGGTCACGTGGATCGGTGCGGTTTGGTTCAGCGCCCACGCGCTGTTGCTGCTCGGCTACGCGCTCGGCGGCCTGGCCCGCTTGGGAAGCCGGCCCATCCGGCGCGTATGGTCGCCAGTTCGGTCGGCGGTACCGCGCGCGGACGATGCGTGGATCGGGCGGCGGGAGCTGCTGCAAAAGGCCGGGCTGTTCGGCGCTGTGCTGCCGTTCGGCGTCTCGCTCTCCAGCGTGTCGCTGTCCTACGACTTTCAAGTTGAACAGCGGGAGATCGTGTTGCCCTTCTGGCCGGCGGCGCTTGATGGGCTACGGGTCGTACATTTGTCCGACATTCACGTCGGCGGAGCGATGGATCGACGGCGCGTGATGCAGGTGGCGGCGCTCACCAACGAGTGTCGTCCGGATCTCGTGCTCCACACCGGAGACTTCCTCACCCACCGCACCGGCGACTTCGATGCGCCGCTGTACGACGCGCTCGCGCGCATCCGCGCGCCGCACGGGCAGTGGGCCTGTTTCGGCAATCACGACTTCGATGATCCGCAACGTCTGGAGCGACGCCTGCGCGACTGCGGGGTGACCGTACTGCGCGATCGCGTCGCCGCGCTTTCGCTGCACGGTGCGCCGCTGGAGATTGCTGGGATCGACTTTCGGTTCGATCGTTCGCAGCGGGCGGCGGTGTCGGAAGGGATCATTAACGGCTGGGGACCGCGCGGTCGCGCACCGCGCATTCTGCTCGACCATGATCCCAGTACGTTCGCCGCGTTGCCCAACGCCTGCGCCGATCTCGTCCTCTCCGGGCACACCCACGGCGGACATATCGGCGTACAGTTCGATTCGTCGCACGCCATCACTGTGGTCGGCCTCGTGGGTCTTCCCGATCAGGGATTGTTCACGCGCGGCGACATGCGTCTCTACGTCACCCGCTGCGTCGGGTTCTACGGCTACCCGATGCGCATCGGCATCCCGCCGGAGATCGCGCTGCTCGTCCTGTGCTCACCGCAAAGTGTCTGACGCTCAGATCGTCAGACCGCCGTCGATCGAGACGATCGATCCGGTCATGTAGCGCGCTTCGTTCGAAGCCACGAAGGCGATCAGCGCGGCCACTTCATCCGGTTGCGCCATGCCCAGCGGCGACATCAGCTTGCGGATCGCCTTGGGGTCGGCATCGGGCGGGAGACGAAACGCCTGCTGCAACGGCGTCGCGATGCCACCGGGCGCGACGGCGTTCACTCGCACGCCGCGGTTCAGATACTCGTCGGCGAGGGCGCGAGTGAGTTGGATGACGCCACCTTTCGATGCGCAGTACGCCGCGCTGTACGGCTGACCCATGAGTCCGGCGTTCG is a window encoding:
- a CDS encoding SDR family oxidoreductase, which translates into the protein MNDPAPDIRVEGRLAGRVAIVVGAGSTPGETIGNGRATAVLFARAGASVLLVDREVERAEETRAMITGEGGNAASHAADVTREDDCARMAAACIERFGRIDVLHNNVGIGSLGGPVELPREQWQRTFDTNLTSMFLACKCVLPHMEQQGRGAVINISSLAAIRHTPYPMLAYHASKAAVNAFTEAVALQYAGRGVRVNCIMPGLIDTPMAMRGLSTGLGVSTEELRQRRNASVPMGHMGSAWDVAHAALFLASDEARYITGVCLPVDGGLALR
- a CDS encoding TfoX/Sxy family protein — translated: MKKKWKPAPKAAADAFASVITNLTGAEPRKMFGYACIFANGYLCVGLHEAGMIMRLADDDRIQFVERFQAQGFEPMPGRVMREYVVVPPPLLSDPKVLRNWAKKSVAYVCSLTPKATRGASKTSAKRPRAGVTATPGRRRRADTRR
- a CDS encoding TIGR03619 family F420-dependent LLM class oxidoreductase, whose translation is MRFSYAESMCDPSHYLPLARAAEEAGWSGFIVPDSICYPEVSDSKYPYTPDGDRHFLEDKPFIEPFSLISALAAVTTRLRFTTFVVKLPIRQPVLVAKSVSSVAVLSNNRFGFGVGTSPWPEDFQVCGQDWHSRGQRMDEMIAIIRGLTAGGFFEFHGRHYDVPSIKICPVPTAPIPILIGGHAKPALRRAASVADGWMHAGSDDLAQLIQRLNHLRKEYGRERERFEIHAISLDAYTVDGIRGLEDLGVTDVIVGFRNPYTEAIDSQTLAQKLDLLRDYADRVIAKT
- a CDS encoding metallophosphoesterase — its product is MSPIFDSHASKGSGPARLVTAGQVALNVVLLLAGVWLAWSGVRLAYFLLALIPLAFVPFSYARVRFHRLIEQPLAQPLVWLLTVTGLLFDTIMVAQLLSARQMRPPAILYAFGVTWIGAVWFSAHALLLLGYALGGLARLGSRPIRRVWSPVRSAVPRADDAWIGRRELLQKAGLFGAVLPFGVSLSSVSLSYDFQVEQREIVLPFWPAALDGLRVVHLSDIHVGGAMDRRRVMQVAALTNECRPDLVLHTGDFLTHRTGDFDAPLYDALARIRAPHGQWACFGNHDFDDPQRLERRLRDCGVTVLRDRVAALSLHGAPLEIAGIDFRFDRSQRAAVSEGIINGWGPRGRAPRILLDHDPSTFAALPNACADLVLSGHTHGGHIGVQFDSSHAITVVGLVGLPDQGLFTRGDMRLYVTRCVGFYGYPMRIGIPPEIALLVLCSPQSV